CATGGTAGATGCTCTGGTTGTTGTGTACTTTTGAGTGTTTAATAGATTATTTAGGACCAGCGTCATTACCCTGTAGTTACAAAGTGGAGTCTTAATTGGAAATAAACGCTTGAAGGATAGATTTAACCAGAGGCTCACCAAGTTGATTCATTAAGGCCTGAGTTTTTGCTTGTGAATTGAGATGACATTAATTATCTCACACTTCGTTGGTACATATCACCCCATTTCATGTTTTAAATGAAGGTATCAATAATTGTGTGTATCGTGCGTGTAATTGTGGACGACGTAGAAATGAGTGTGAAACAATGTCTTTCTTTTGGACTACTGTTTAGTATTGTCGTTGCTCATTACAGTGTTGTTACTAGTACACTCTTTCATCAAGggaaacttattttatttatttagatacTTTAGGAAAAAAAGGTGTTGCCATAAACATGGCATCTTACAAGAAAGTaagttcatccaaaaaaaaaaaaaaaaaaaaaaaaaagaaacaaaaaaagaacaagaaagtaCGACACTTATTTTCCTACATAAGAAGAACTTGACAGTGCCATTATATTACAAGCTTCTTCACATCCTAATTTACATTCTTTTTACATGAAACCTGGGACCTATATGTACAGGGCCGAAAAAAAGTGTCTGTACTATTTTGATGCAATCACAATCTTCTTGCCATGGAAACTAATGCTGTATAGACAGGTCAAACATATGCAAATAAAAACAATAGATACTTTAAGTGGACATTTTTCTTAATCTAGCCTTTGGAAAGATTCATCTCCCTGAGAGTTCTGTGAAAGGGGAAAGTTGGCTTTTAGAGAAAGAGATTCCGGAGTCCTCTTTGAATGAAGGAGGCATGGCAGGCCACACGAAAGCAGGTCTTTCTGTGGGCACCAGCGGTGGAGGCACTTCCCCTGTAAGTACCTGTAAAACGGTtttcatggagggtctcttgtgTGGATTTGGATGACAACAGGCCAATGCCAAAACAAGCATGCATGACATTTCTTCCTCATCAAATTCCTTGTTCAATCTTGAATCAACAGCATCAAGGATCCTTCCTTTACTGTGAAGTTCCCATAGCCAATACACAATGCTGTTGTTGTAGTCGGTCAATTCAATTTGATTTCCTGGCTTCCTTCCACAGAGAACTTCTTGTACAAGAACACCAAATGAATAGACATCTGTCTCAACAGTTGCCCTACTAATAAGAAACGTTTCTGGAGCCATATATCCTGGTGTTCCTGCAATCTCTATTGTTGAGTGGTGCGTTTTTCCCTTTTGTTGAATAGTACGAGCTAGTCCAAAATCTCCAAGCCTGGCATTGAACTCTGAGTCTAACATAATATTGCTAGCTTTTATGTCCCGATGAAGCACTGTCTTTTCACATCCGTTATGAAGATAATCCAGTGCCTCAGCTACCCCATGAATTATGATGTGCCTTTTCTCCCAGGTGAGTGTTGGTTCCTCCATGCCTAGTTTCTCATCGCCAAATATAAACTTGTCAAGGCTACTGTTTGGCATGAACTCATAAACGAGAAGGAGCTCACGCCTTTCATAGCACCATCCGATCAATCTCACAAGATTCTTGTGATGGAGGCTGCCGATTGTTGTGACTTCTGCTATAAATTCTTGCTTGCCTTGACTTGAATTCTTTGAGACTTGCTTGACGGCTACCTCCTTATTTGCCAATAGTCCCTTATAGACCGTTCCAAAGCCACCTTCTCCAAGCTTgtttttggggttgaagttgcCTGTTGCTTTTCTCAGCTCTTTTAGTAGGAATTTTCTTGGAGCCATAGAGGACCCTTTGATCTGGTCTTCTAGCCCTGGATATGGATCCTCTGCATATAGAGCCTGTTTCCTCTGCCAATACAAGTAAAAGACAATCCCGCTTAACACAAGCACTGCAGCTGATACTGTGATCCATAACCACAGCAACTCTaaatcatcatcaccatcatcaatATCGGAACCATTGAATTCCCATGATATTATGCAGTTGAGTTCAGTGTCATCTCCTGTTGAAGCTGAGAATCCCACATAAACCTCTTCTGGAAGATAATCAGAGAGATTAAGCGGCCAAGAAATTACTTCCATGGAAGCAACATACAGAGTCATATTTTTGCCATCATATTTAACCGTTGCCGTTatattagaagaagaagaaagattgaTACCAAGGTTGGTTAAAGAGACTTGCGTTTTTGAGTAGATGCTATTTACATCCAAGCCAACATGGTTATCATCCAAATCTTCTTGGTAACTCTTTTTCGTGTCAAATTCTACTGCCACCACTTTAGCTTGAGAGGATCCATTCGTGCTTGCGTTTACAATCCCAAGCCATTGTCCATCGCTGTTCAGTGGAAGTGTGGCATCTGCAGCTAATATGAAGCTCAAGCCTTCGCCTCCTGGAGATGTCTTAGGAGTGATATTAAGTACAAAGGTGGTAGAGAAATTTGCTGTCAAACCTTTGCTCTTGCTCCATAATCTGAATGGCTTCAAGTAAAAGGCACGCCCGGAATTTTTTGCAATAGAAGCTTTATTACTAACATCTGGTGTAACTTGAATAGCACCCAGTACAATATATGAATTTGACATCTTCAGTTGAGAATAATGTTCATTGTTGAACACTGTATAATTAAAGCTAAAGCACCCTACTCGAGTGAGAGTTCCACCCAAGAGGACTACCAGAAAAAGGGACATAACAACCTGTGAAAAGCACATTCTACTTACACAGAATACACAGATATGGTCTTAATCTATGGAAAAGGCAGAAGGGTCTTAATACAGGTATTAGGATTTCAATTTCTGGTAAGGTTAAGTAATGATTTAGATGAATGAAGGAAAACTTTAGATTTTATGGAAGACAAATGTTGCTAACGGACAAATATATAGGATTTTTGGGTTCTAGACGATCGGACTTTTAGAGGAGTGAAATTTCCCTGAACTTTCtactattttaataatattttattgttgttcaACTTCAAACGGTAGTCCTCGAATTACATGGAATCATGGAAGTGGACAATAATACTATAGAGGGGTGGGTAAAGGTTAATTGGTTATTAAAATCttgatttactattttttttttttttttttgagaagaattaaAATCCTGATTTAGATTTAAAATAGTAGGATTTTAATATTTAGATAacttaagggtctgtttggtagGGATGAAATAGAGGATGGAAAATAAAGGagataaaatagaaaagaaaagtgattcTGAGGCTATTTGGTTGGAACCTTGAAGGTGAAAAGTTGGAAGGATTTTGATGAAATCCAGGGGTTTTTTTTTCATACTcaccaaaattttttctctttaattcgAAGAGAAAACTCAGGTGGCAAAGTTTTAACTGTAGAGTTACGTATTTACCTCCTCTTTATGTTGGACaactcatctctctcttttcatatttttctcttgttctttGTCCcattctttttgtctttttgtgcTTGTTCTTTTCCCATTTCTTTTCCCactgttttataaaaaaaatgtaataaatataataataaagagaaaaaatataataggtataatgttttaattttcctcaaaaaaaagttttaatttaaaaaaaaatcttattttattaattttaattgataaataagtaatattttattacaaagaaatgtatttcttatatataatgaaataaGGACATAAGAgtaaatttaaacaaatcatATTTTCCATCCCCCACTTTTTCACTGTcctaaccaaacacaaatgagggaaaaataaaattttttctattttctcatttttccatTCTCTTCCCATCTTCTATCCTTACACTTTTCTATCTTCCCAACTAAACAGAccttaaaacaatttcaaatcttaagtaaaatttaaatttgtacGGTCTTTAAGATCTTGATTTAAATTGTGGGATGTtggatttaaatttattataggcAAGAAATAATGACCACAACATTTTTAGGAATGAGTGTTTATTAATtacagcaaaaaaagaaaagaaaaaaaaggagttttTACGTCATTTCAGTAAGTAATATGACATTAAATGCCTAACAATGATGTTTAACTGTATAtaaagggtcatgctaacgggTACTTTTAGAGTAAtagttaacaatccatttaaggaaagttttgacatcactttgtgggaaattgaaaaaattatcaaaacattaattacttttttttttcttacaaaaatttcctttaatgaattattaatcATTGCTCTAAGGGCATCCATTTACATttcctatatataaaataggttTTGGTTAAAGGGTGTCCTTAAGACATTTGGTAATAGACTATTTTAGGGAACTTTTAATACCATTTtcataggaaatataaaaaattgtaaaaaagttagttcattttttcttttttcataaacaatttctaaaagtaCTTCTTATACCAATGTATTTCGGTCATTCATTAACATTTtccaataaaatattagatctctctctctctctttgtgttgCGTGGTTgttgatataaaatattagcTCTAAAATGTTGTAGAATACATAGAATTTAATCATTGTAGGAAGTAAAACATATTATGAATGGTTAGATTATTAACGAACTTGAACGACAGTGCCactataaaaatgaaataaaaaacataaaaggacaaaataaaaattttgaaacataaaaggcccccaaaaaaaaaaggttttaaacttaaaaagttaaaagtgtactttagttttctttttctttcgagCTAAATATTTTGAACAATAAACATGTATTACAAAATGGTATGCGTTAAACTTATcggttttaaatatattttctataatagTATTCTtgatttagaaaagaaaaatataataatctaAAAGCATATTACCACATGGCTGCTGCGCCTCGTTTGTTTTAGTAatgttttatacattttttagtgCTTGGTacaataaaaatgtattttgttgatattaaattttacattttatattttatgcattcaAATGAATCACATTTTTTGTGGTTGGTGGGAAACAAATCCAATAGTGTTGAATGATTTTTTCTCtataaattgtgaaaatattttccagaagGTTACCTACTCAACATACCAATACAAATAAACTCCACATTACTTCAcccctccaaaaaagaaaaaagaaaagaaaaggtttacATTGCAAAAACTCTCCCAATGGTAACTTTTCTccctttatttttctctcttccacaTACTCGAAtgttgaccttttttttttagtgtgtgtgtTTCAAATGACTTATTTTGCTCAAACTGATCCCTTTCCTACTTCATTTTTTTAGTAGGATaagaatttggaatttgtttTCCCATTTGAGACAACCAAATgatccaaaaaatagaaaacatttttctatttatgaTACATTTCCATGACTGAaagtttttgtttatataaattatttgaaattacaaaaattataaataaattttcatgtgaattaaaaaaaaaaaaaaatcattttcaagtTGCAATCAAACATGGAACAAAAAACGGTTTAAAGTGGCCCTTTTGTTAGCTTGcaatttttaataagtaatgAGCTGTCTGTCTTTGGCAGTTGTTcatttttcaaactttgaatAACATTCCGTTCTCTCTCATCTACAAATTCCAATTTTGTTTGTTATAGGAGCCTTAAGCTGCGTTTGGATTGCGCTGAAAATCAGTGCGTTTGCGcttttccctttatttatttattttttttcacgcgtttatagacttgcggttactgttcatatactgttcaatgaacagtaaccgcaaattttgacttttcaaacttcTTTTAGCCAATCAGAGCatatcgtgtactgttcacagatccacaaatttcacttttcagtaactttttcattaaaaatgggtctcacgatactattcacacatttaaaaattattttgctacagtatttttcaattttcagtttcagttttcagttttcaactatatccaaatggacccttatttagaaattttctttgaaaattttctcgTCCTAGGCACTATTACtaatttgaatatatagaaTAGAATACACATCGAATTTTCCGAAATTCCTCGAAGGACTCTAGTTCTTTGTCTTTAGTATATGGACTTTCACAATTCAGTGCGGCACATCATTTTGCTATGAGCCTACGAGTACTAAGCACATCTAATAAATTAAGAAgaccataaaatttataaattgtaatttggtCATGGCTCTGCTCTGACAGAATCAACAACGAAACTATAGGAGAGCAACGTATTATACCCAGGAAGAATGAGTCATTTTGATTGTCTACAAGTTTgctttttcttccaagtttttgggtttgttaGGTATGTGGGTATTTAAACaacttttttcagtttttttgaaaatacgtgtgagtaaaaaagtgtatgaaaataagtgtaatgttgtttaaaaactgaaaatatgtgtttaaacacatgtaccaaatgGGCCTTTTGTTTGTGAAGAATTGGCTAGTCCAACTCTTCTCAACATGCtagattaaaaattttctatatgATAAGTGCAATTAAATCCATCTCATTATCTCGAGTACACTCAATTTTACTATAACTTTTAAGTGGAGTTGTGATgtgtctttgtgttagaacctcttttcatctcccttgtgtgtgtttgtttctcccaaaaaaaaaaaagtacactcaattttctttcttctagaaaatgattgaattctaaaataaaaaaatctaataacaataaattaaaaaagaaagtcaGAGATGAAGTATTTCTTCAAGTAATTCAAACATGTCGAGTCATTTGCAGGTAAGGAATATAGAGATATTCCATTGGAATTAGTCATTCAAacttctaaatttctaatttatttagttGATCATCTGGCAAACGATTCTTTTCCATGCACGCGTGGTTTTGAGAATTTGAGTATCCTTTGTTGGTTGTTTATTTATCGAAAGTacagaaatgaaagaaaaaataaaaggaaaacagatgatgagagagaaaatagtATGGAATTCAACAAAAAGCAAGAAATGCAAATCAAGAGGGGATTATTCCAAGAAACTTCCCATTTTGAATAGTTGACGAGTTTATTATCTATTCTGCAATGGAAAACTAATACCATGTGCTGGATTGCGACTAGACCCAATGACCATTAACCTTTTAGTAAGCATTATCATCACTGTCTTGAAAGTGATTAGAACCAATTTAAAATACGCGTTTGTATGCATTTCGATATTTTTTGCTGGTTGTTTAATTATTGCAAGTACTactaaagaaaggaaaattattattattatttttgggtgagggaccaccaaaaaaaaactcaaaaagttcaaaatttgaCCTTTTCTTTGGTTTGATGTACGCTTggacttatttatttattatcctAATagattttgattaattttcacGTATATTAAACTCTCTTTTGATCATTCcatagttacaacttacaacttTACAACAGTTAACAGAGGAGGAgagatttgataatttgatagttacaatattgagctataaacattttttttttttttttttttttttgtgtttgtttttatgatCATAATGAATGTTGattaattttcaaatgaattaattttttatttttataattcaatggtTACAATGGAgggtagatttgaattttgaatatttcaattgaaaatataaaaaaaatgacaacacATTGAGCTATAAGGTTCTAAACCAAGTGAATTAAACTCAAATACACGTGTgattgccttttcttttcaattgaaaataatcCAGTTTTAGATTAATTGGATTTTTCCcccaaacaaattaatgatcaaataatatattccacATATTCACATTAGATAATTTCTATTATGAGCATCACATGCAGGCATCGGAAATTCAAAGAATAGATCATATATTTtgaatcaaaattattttatgatctGCTTACTAAAAATCTTATTATAGGAGTAATgtcatattaaattttgaaatatgtatGTTCTAACTAGACGTAGCAAATAGGTTAGGTCAGTCTAGTTAATCAAGTTCGGGTAAAAAACGGATTAGAAATGGATTGGGTCAATAGGGTTTTAAGTCAAGTTGGGTTTAGGTTgactcatattttttttcacattattttattttcacatatatTTGCCACTTAATAAGTCATGCAATAAATTATTTGGTGTGAAATGCATTAATTTGGTTTCACCCATGTGAAGAAATAGCTCAGataaaaaattgatacttgttcattaataataaaattatacaaatcctagcattgctaaccaaaacaaaatagcatAAGCACAAATGATTTTTGTCTAACacttgaaaatttaattaaaaaacacacGTTCCATTTTCCATACAACGCCAACATCACAAAACAGAAAACATAATTACAAATGCcctattggatttttttttttttttttttttttttttttttttttttttttttttgagaaacttggATAAGctattttgataaagaataaaaacatataaaaaattttcaattttgaaaacttattgcaTAATtcaatatctttaaaaaaaatctaatagttGCGTCTAATTTTAGATGCATGGTGGTTGATAGTTTGATTCAATTTGGGAATATATATCaatgtttgattgtttacttatttatgcatgatttttttttaatgaatatcaTGTCATTGTTAAGTAATTCACACTTTAAGaaacatcattttttattctgaaaattcatttattcaacttattatttattattcgttTGATCTTAGAAAACTAATAAGAATCAATAGGAAAACCCCCTGTCCTAGAGTTCTCTGAAGGTTGTGAAGACTAAAGACCATTATACTAAGTTACTAACCAATTTGCGGCAACAATCATGCCGGTTTGCATGTAAAGGATGGAATTGGCGAATGACTTATCGCCATGAACCCCATAATAAAGTGCATCCCTTTACAACTTAATCACGTAGTCACACGGCAAACTCTCATTGTCATAACTCATTAAATTCTAATTGATCTTAGGATGAGTACAGGTAAGAATCAAACACTAAATAGGGACATTACTATGCTGCAAATTGGTCTCTTTCACCATGTATGAATAAAGGATATGAACGagttttagaaaaatgataCTAGGCAACGAATGAATTAATGATTGTTAATCAAGAGCAATCGTAAGGGTTTGTAAtgccaaggaaaaaaaaacacatactttGTATATTCTATAGCTGCTATAGCAGTTAGATTAGGTGATTGAAGCTATAGTCAACCCCTGATTTAAAAGTATGATCCAAGGAAATGCATAGTTTTTACTGACTAAAAACTACAAGACCCAGGTCTTCTTTATTTATGACTTTCACAATGATAGTTAATACGGCACAATTTCGCAAGAGTATAGTAGGTGAGTGCGAGGATTTGTGAATATTGAACAGTACACTGAACAGTGTGACGCAATGAGATCTTGttggttacttttttttttttttgagaatcaaaaagGGTGGCTCACGTGTGATATCACAGCCGACCACACCTCACGTGAGATCTTGTTGGTTACTTGACTTCACATTTCTATATGaatactaattaaaatttttgactGACTTCTTTCCTGACAAATTTCGTTTGTAGCAGTTGATAAATAACCAATAAACAGCCACTATCTTTAAAAaccttttcctctcttttcacgtgtttgttaaaaatatttagtattttcatttaaaaaaaaaaaaacagccactttctttccttctatctttatttattttttctctttcctgaATAACCTTGAAACTTCATTATACTGAAGGAACCACTTTCTTTATAGCAGTGGTTGGTCGTGTTTCAATCATGATGTCAGTTAATAATTTGACTTTGTAATAAACTAAGAACTattgtatttttgttgttgataggaaactaataatttttgttgttttgtcaTGGTAGTCAgattattttcctttaattttattgttatcgTCATTGGGCTCAAAGCCCAAtgacatccttttttttttttttttttttttttttttgagaggaaactGGTATTTCATTCACAAAGAAAAGGAGTACAACAGAGGCCATCAACTAACAAAAATTAACTAAGGCCTGACTGAAACAGATCAACTAAAAAAGGAGGGATAACACCCCTCCAAAGATTAGAAACTTGATTACACTTGGCAACTTGGGCTAGCTCATGAGCAGCCCTATTGTAATCCCTTTTCACATGTTAGAATAAGCAgcagaaaaaataagaacttGCAGACCGGATGCTTTGAACAAAGTGACCCATTGAGCCACCATTCTTCCCTTGAGAGACAGCTGAGATGACTGAGGAAGCATTCGATTCAAAAATAACATGAGTAAGGTTCAGCTCTTGAGCCAAAAGAATTCCCTGTTCCAAAGCAATAAACTCGGTCCACTCAGCTGGGAAATGCGAAGGCAGAGCCTTACTAAGAGCAGCAATAACCCCACCAGATTCATCCCGGATGATCACTCCAACACCTGAGATGCCGCTGCCATCAATGGAACAAGCTCCATCCACATTAACTTTAGCAAAGCCCAATGGAGGAGTAGCCCAGCTGTGAAGAGGAGACAACAAAGGTGTATAATCCCATGTGGAAGCTTCTTCAAACTCCTCGACGATGTTCTTAGCAAAATCCCAGATCAGACCAGGGGGCAGACCACTTTCATTATGGATGATCTTATTCCTGTTGTGCCAAATCGACCAGGCAATGGCAAAGAAAAAATCCAGGTGCTTGTCTAGCAATGGAGAGCAGATGTGGAGCACAAGATCACTGAAATCTTTCACATTCAGCAACTTCTCAATTGGACAATCTTGCCAGAGTGACCAAATCAAGAGAGCTAAGTCACAAGAGATTAAGGCATGGGTAAGGCTTTCAGGCTCCTCATCACAAATTGGGCAGATGCAAGACGTTTGAATACCTTTTTCAGCCAACTTGGATAGCACAGGAAGGCCATTAACACAAGCATGCCAAGAGAAGATCTTAATCTTTGTTGGGAGTTTCAGAGACCAAACTTTCTTCCAAATTCGAGCCATTGGGTCACCGGAAGAGCATTCTCCATCTTCCATTGTGTTTAGGATTTTAGAAGCAATGAAGTAGGCACTCTTGACTGTAAAATCACCCCTTTTGTTACCCATCCAAATGAGTTTGTCCTCCAGTAAATTGTGACATAgaggaattttcaaaattacattagcctcaaaaggaaagaaaagggcTCGGATCGTTTCAGCTTTCCACCATCTAGTCACCGGATCAATGAGGGAGGAAACCATTGGGTAGTCCTTAATGGGGCGAGAGGGGGAAATGACCTTGTATGTTGAGGGGGTTGGGAGCCATTTGTCTTCCCATATGTGGATAAGGCGCCCATTTCCAACTCTCCACCTTGTTCCATTATGTAAGACCTTTAGGCTATTGAAAATACTCTGCCAAGTGTAAGAGGGGTTGCTGCCTAAATTTGCATGGAGGATGTCACAAAATGGGAAATACTTTGCCTTAAGGATGCGGGCAACAAGGGTGTTCGGATTTGAGAGGATTCTCCAAGCTTTTTTGCTAGCAAAGCAAGATTAAGGGCCTGTAAATTTCTAAATCCCATGCCCCCTTGTGACTTCGGCTTGCACATTGTATTCCATCCAACCCAGGCCATTTTGGGCTCTTGATGCTTctgcccccaccaaaaattccGCATCATTTTTTCAAGGTCATCACAAAGACTTTTTGGGAGTTGGAAGCAACTCATCGTGTAAGTGGGAATGGCTTAGGCCACAGCCTTGATAAGAATTTCCTTTCCTCCAAAAGAGAGCAATTTACTCTTCCAGCCAGCCAGTTTCTTGCAAACTTTATCCTTAATCTCCGCAAAGACAACCTTCTTCGATCTACCAATGATAGAGGGAAGGCCAAGGTACTTAGTATGACTCGAGTCTTGCATTGGCCCAAGAATGCTTAGAACCTCATCTTTGAGATCCTGGGAGGTATTTGGGCTGAAAAATATGGAGGATTTGTCGGTGTTGATTTTCTGCCCTGAAGCTGACTCATACAAATCAAGGATTTCCTTTAGCTTGTTGCACTCATTGCCATTAGCCTTACAGAAAAGGAGGCTATCGTCTGCGAAGAAGAGATGAGAGACTTTTGGAGCCCCTCTACAAATAGATATGCCATGGAGCTGGTTGTTCCTTGCTACATCATTGATAAGTGCAGAGAAGCCCTCTGCACACAATAGGAATAGATACGGAGACAGCGGGTCACCTTGTCTGAGTCCCCTACTAGGGATGATGTGTCCATACGTTGTGCCATTTATAATGACTAAGTAAGACACAGAAGAAATACACTTCATCACTAGCATGATCCAATTCTCATTAAATCCCATCCTCCTCATGACTTTTTCAATAAATGCCCATTCCACTCTATCAAAAGCTTTACTCATGTCTAGCTTTGCAGCCATAAAACTATCATTCCCCCCTTTCTTATGCTTCAAAAAATGCATGATCTCATATGCCACCAATACATTATCAGTGATAAGTCTATCAGCTATGAATGCACTTTGATTTTCTGAAATAATATAAGGAAGAATAGCTTTAAAACGGTTAGCTAGAGTTTTTGAGACAAGCTTATATACCACATTACATAGGCTTACTGGCCTAAAGTCAGTCATTCTTTGGGGATTATTTGTTTTTGGCACTAGAGCAATATTGGTTTTATTAATATCAGATAAAGGCATGCTAGAATTAAGAACATTTAAAACCATATTTGTGACATTAGCACCAACTATACtccaatatttttgaaaaaagagagCGGACATACCACGGGGCCAGGCGATTTAGAGGGGTGAAGCTGCTTCAGAGCAATAGCCACTTCTTCTCTGGAAAAGGCTCAAGAAAGTTCTGCATTCATCTCAGGAGATACCAGGGAAGGGATGGGAGCAATAACAGCTTCTGATTGGCTCGGGTGGGAAGTGGAGTATATCTCTTCAAAATAGGAGACGGCAGCCCTGGCAATACTGTTATGATCCCCACACCAGCTTCCATTTTTATCCTAAATACCCAGAATTGTATTCTGCTTTCGCCTATCAGAAGCCCTTGCGTGGAAAAACTTGGTATTTTTATCTCCCTCACGGAGCCAGTGAGTTTTCGCACGTTGCCCCCAAAAAATTTCCTCACTATCAAGGAGATCATTGACTTCCTTTCTTACCTGGTTTATCTCTTCACCCAAAGACCCATCCTTATCAAGCTGAAT
The DNA window shown above is from Quercus lobata isolate SW786 chromosome 7, ValleyOak3.0 Primary Assembly, whole genome shotgun sequence and carries:
- the LOC115953888 gene encoding probable L-type lectin-domain containing receptor kinase S.5, which encodes MCFSQVVMSLFLVVLLGGTLTRVGCFSFNYTVFNNEHYSQLKMSNSYIVLGAIQVTPDVSNKASIAKNSGRAFYLKPFRLWSKSKGLTANFSTTFVLNITPKTSPGGEGLSFILAADATLPLNSDGQWLGIVNASTNGSSQAKVVAVEFDTKKSYQEDLDDNHVGLDVNSIYSKTQVSLTNLGINLSSSSNITATVKYDGKNMTLYVASMEVISWPLNLSDYLPEEVYVGFSASTGDDTELNCIISWEFNGSDIDDGDDDLELLWLWITVSAAVLVLSGIVFYLYWQRKQALYAEDPYPGLEDQIKGSSMAPRKFLLKELRKATGNFNPKNKLGEGGFGTVYKGLLANKEVAVKQVSKNSSQGKQEFIAEVTTIGSLHHKNLVRLIGWCYERRELLLVYEFMPNSSLDKFIFGDEKLGMEEPTLTWEKRHIIIHGVAEALDYLHNGCEKTVLHRDIKASNIMLDSEFNARLGDFGLARTIQQKGKTHHSTIEIAGTPGYMAPETFLISRATVETDVYSFGVLVQEVLCGRKPGNQIELTDYNNSIVYWLWELHSKGRILDAVDSRLNKEFDEEEMSCMLVLALACCHPNPHKRPSMKTVLQVLTGEVPPPLVPTERPAFVWPAMPPSFKEDSGISFSKSQLSPFTELSGR
- the LOC115951770 gene encoding uncharacterized protein LOC115951770, which produces MVSSLIDPVTRWWKAETIRALFFPFEANVILKIPLCHNLLEDKLIWMGNKRGDFTVKSAYFIASKILNTMEDGECSSGDPMARIWKKVWSLKLPTKIKIFSWHACVNGLPVLSKLAEKGIQTSCICPICDEEPESLTHALISCDLALLIWSLWQDCPIEKLLNVKDFSDLVLHICSPLLDKHLDFFFAIAWSIWHNRNKIIHNESGLPPGLIWDFAKNIVEEFEEASTWDYTPLLSPLHSWATPPLGFAKVNVDGACSIDGSGISGVGVIIRDESGGVIAALSKALPSHFPAEWTEFIALEQGILLAQELNLTHVIFESNASSVISAVSQGKNGGSMGHFVQSIRSASSYFFCCLF